A genome region from Archaeoglobus fulgidus DSM 4304 includes the following:
- a CDS encoding DEAD/DEAH box helicase family protein, protein MRLEQYLILNKYFLNLFGINHFNELREKLKDALEGYDASGRSYFADLLIRLRPDWERDLIKYDEAIREYVERLRRNRRQQSFNLKYFQYLAVLFTEIFLDAYYNDRSRFLSDLNTFLDNYSKKSKKKVAPFTEEDLRKLAFWMATGSGKTLVMHINYWQMLKYSKNRWDNVILITPNEGLSRQHYEELRLSGIPCKLYDGNVDNLKTKDGEILVIDIHKLTEEKRGRGVTVDVSYFDGKNLVFIDEGHKGQKSEEQKWKKLREEIGKNGFIFEYSATFGQVVGKNRDLLEEYAKAIIFDYSYKYFYADGYGKDFYVYNIREDAYTETQRDLLLTAALLSFYEQLEVFERYRDELRAYSIEKPLWVFVGSRVAGKGINSDVVRVIQYLERIARDERYLKENAAKILKGESGLLDTNGNDIFEGKFEFIRNLDVDSLVENVYRKVFGGKGRLEVYEINNADGELGLKISTAESYFGVVNVGDVGTLKKLISEMDVKEDHFSHSLFFEVNENNSSINILIGSKKFVEGWNSWRVSNMVLINMGKGEGPQIIQLFGRGVRLKGKNFSLKREENPDYKLKVLQTLFIFGLNADYINAFLRAISNEEVDYEELAIRLNRPEKREDGIYTTKDGFDYPVKLRFEEDILETIKIDLRPKITVAHGLKVGAAETVTDNPVEVPEEYFELIDWQYVRSEIINFKITRGFYNLIVDADTLRRIAKSNKYRLFLSEMDGIGIENNNGKLKIKSFDGLRKFQEIVLAVLKDYVQKFYVSMAESVGSGN, encoded by the coding sequence GAAAGGGACTTAATAAAATACGATGAGGCAATAAGGGAGTATGTTGAGAGATTAAGGCGAAATAGAAGACAGCAGAGCTTCAACCTCAAATACTTCCAGTATCTAGCTGTTTTGTTCACAGAAATCTTTCTGGATGCGTATTACAACGACAGAAGTCGATTTCTAAGCGACCTCAACACGTTTCTGGATAACTACAGCAAAAAAAGCAAAAAGAAAGTAGCCCCTTTCACAGAAGAGGACCTCAGGAAGCTTGCCTTCTGGATGGCGACGGGAAGCGGAAAGACCCTTGTAATGCACATAAACTACTGGCAAATGTTAAAATATTCGAAGAACCGCTGGGACAACGTAATTCTGATAACACCCAACGAAGGACTGTCCAGGCAGCATTACGAGGAATTGAGGCTGAGCGGCATTCCATGCAAGCTGTACGATGGGAATGTTGACAACCTGAAAACGAAAGACGGAGAGATTCTGGTAATAGACATCCACAAGCTGACTGAAGAGAAGAGGGGGAGAGGTGTGACTGTTGACGTTTCTTATTTTGACGGTAAAAACCTGGTGTTTATCGACGAGGGACATAAGGGGCAGAAGTCGGAGGAGCAGAAGTGGAAAAAGCTGAGGGAGGAGATAGGAAAGAACGGGTTTATATTTGAGTACTCCGCAACTTTCGGGCAGGTTGTGGGTAAGAACAGGGATTTGCTTGAGGAATACGCGAAGGCAATCATTTTCGATTACTCCTACAAGTACTTCTACGCAGACGGATACGGAAAGGACTTCTACGTTTACAACATAAGAGAAGACGCCTACACAGAAACGCAGAGAGATTTGCTACTTACTGCAGCATTGCTGTCTTTTTACGAGCAACTGGAAGTTTTTGAAAGATACAGGGATGAGCTGAGAGCTTACAGCATAGAGAAACCCCTGTGGGTTTTTGTTGGTAGCAGGGTCGCTGGAAAGGGAATAAATTCAGATGTAGTTAGGGTAATTCAGTATCTGGAAAGAATAGCAAGGGATGAAAGGTATCTGAAAGAGAACGCTGCGAAAATCCTGAAAGGCGAGTCTGGACTTTTGGACACCAACGGGAACGATATTTTTGAGGGAAAGTTCGAGTTCATAAGAAATCTCGACGTCGATTCTCTTGTGGAAAACGTTTATCGGAAAGTATTTGGCGGTAAGGGGAGGCTGGAGGTTTACGAAATAAATAATGCCGATGGGGAGTTGGGGCTCAAGATTTCCACGGCTGAAAGCTATTTCGGCGTCGTTAATGTTGGTGATGTAGGCACACTGAAAAAGTTGATTTCAGAGATGGATGTCAAAGAGGACCATTTCAGCCATTCCTTGTTTTTCGAAGTTAACGAAAACAATTCTTCGATAAATATACTAATTGGTTCGAAAAAATTTGTGGAGGGCTGGAACTCATGGAGAGTTTCTAACATGGTTTTAATCAACATGGGGAAGGGGGAGGGGCCTCAGATCATCCAGCTCTTTGGAAGGGGTGTAAGGCTGAAGGGGAAGAACTTCTCTTTGAAAAGGGAGGAAAATCCGGACTACAAACTCAAGGTTCTGCAGACGCTTTTCATTTTTGGGCTAAACGCCGACTACATTAACGCATTCCTGAGGGCGATATCAAATGAGGAAGTGGATTACGAGGAGTTAGCAATTAGGCTCAACCGTCCCGAAAAACGGGAAGATGGAATTTACACAACAAAGGATGGTTTTGATTATCCCGTGAAGCTCAGATTTGAGGAAGATATTCTGGAGACGATTAAGATTGATTTGAGGCCTAAAATTACTGTAGCGCACGGATTGAAGGTTGGAGCTGCTGAAACGGTAACGGACAATCCAGTAGAGGTTCCTGAAGAGTATTTCGAGCTAATCGATTGGCAATACGTGCGCTCGGAAATCATAAACTTCAAAATCACAAGAGGATTCTACAACCTCATTGTGGATGCTGACACATTAAGGCGAATAGCCAAATCAAACAAGTACCGGTTGTTTTTGAGCGAGATGGATGGGATAGGCATTGAGAATAACAACGGAAAACTAAAGATAAAGTCGTTTGATGGGCTGAGAAAGTTCCAAGAAATTGTTTTGGCAGTCTTAAAGGATTACGTTCAGAAATTTTACGTAAGTATGGCTGAATCCGTGGGGAGTGGTAACTGA
- a CDS encoding PUA domain-containing protein: protein MRRRRLRKKEAKKVSAEVEENAGARVEGEMDEVDFGSIKVILVDNEPLVINYDGRYYLSVYGAIKLKPEKYRVTVDEGALKFVMNGADVMKPGIVYADERIKEGDFVFVTVEGKDSPIAVGVALCNGEEMVRGKGKAVKNIHHIKDKIWKQFFG from the coding sequence ATGCGACGCAGGAGGCTCAGGAAGAAGGAGGCAAAGAAGGTTAGTGCTGAGGTGGAGGAAAACGCCGGGGCCAGGGTTGAGGGCGAGATGGACGAAGTTGACTTTGGCAGCATAAAGGTAATCTTGGTTGATAACGAACCTCTGGTCATCAACTACGACGGAAGATACTACCTCTCCGTTTACGGGGCCATAAAGCTCAAGCCGGAAAAGTACAGGGTGACAGTTGATGAGGGGGCGCTGAAGTTCGTGATGAACGGTGCGGACGTTATGAAGCCGGGCATCGTTTATGCGGACGAGAGGATAAAGGAAGGTGACTTTGTATTTGTGACAGTCGAGGGCAAGGACAGTCCGATTGCCGTTGGGGTGGCGCTCTGCAATGGAGAGGAGATGGTAAGGGGGAAAGGTAAGGCTGTGAAGAACATACACCACATTAAGGACAAAATCTGGAAGCAGTTCTTTGGATAA
- a CDS encoding PQQ-binding-like beta-propeller repeat protein: MRKFALISLTLIMLTAAASATTFHGDVQRTGNFTASGEIIPHLAWKTQLTGLVGASPVYYNGHIYVTNWFGWGDWQPGLYSLNATTGSVEWRNATISGASSVAVFGNLLVVGDITGMLYYVDAASGDIVKAVKLESSPLWWGIASSPLVYNGSVYVTTFSNGTLWKIDSDGNVVWRYTTGGEIGPYTSPSAFKGLVFFAGNESGNGLLVAVNESGVEQWKFPVDGKITNSPSTDGQRVYVATETKLYAVNLDGTEAWSVAFSGTMSTAAVAYGNVYIGSDGKLYCFNASDGTKKWETAVNGKIDSSPAVAGGVVYFATNTPEGTLYAVDALSGEVLWYYRLSPPSGSYYNIMSSPFIAENKLFIGADSGYVYCFETSGSFEFNVTLIPGKFEVLVNGNSYEVNRTTALGALYESENHTVNGAKVWFEVSLDDSWYSQYGFFIKTIMGLGTDQIDGNWIYWSVWNETGQISVGADRYNLNQKETVYYCYGDGSSLNSCLILLKINADVKPAGISSLELSNGNRGGNITAWVNVTSASTDWYVVVVSGVGEQGEAIAGISTFRLNAGEELRVPVLIHIPQLADQGTYSLYAGVYRFSEYPANLIHLYGPASCEVS, translated from the coding sequence ATGAGGAAATTTGCATTGATTTCACTCACGTTAATAATGCTTACTGCAGCAGCGAGTGCCACCACGTTTCACGGGGACGTGCAGAGGACAGGGAATTTCACGGCGAGTGGGGAGATTATCCCACACCTCGCCTGGAAAACTCAGCTGACCGGGCTTGTGGGAGCGTCACCTGTTTACTACAACGGTCACATTTACGTCACAAACTGGTTCGGCTGGGGTGACTGGCAGCCCGGACTTTACTCTCTCAACGCCACAACCGGCAGCGTGGAGTGGAGAAACGCGACAATCTCCGGCGCATCCAGCGTAGCTGTCTTCGGAAACCTGCTGGTTGTGGGTGACATTACCGGAATGCTGTATTATGTAGATGCGGCAAGTGGCGATATTGTCAAGGCGGTAAAGCTTGAAAGCTCCCCCTTGTGGTGGGGCATTGCATCATCACCGCTCGTTTACAACGGGTCGGTTTACGTTACAACGTTCTCCAACGGAACGCTCTGGAAGATCGATTCTGACGGCAATGTGGTGTGGCGTTACACCACAGGAGGGGAGATTGGTCCCTACACCTCGCCATCAGCATTTAAAGGTCTGGTGTTCTTCGCAGGCAATGAAAGCGGGAACGGCCTTCTGGTTGCCGTGAATGAGAGCGGAGTGGAGCAGTGGAAGTTTCCGGTTGATGGCAAAATCACCAACTCTCCCTCAACAGATGGACAGAGAGTTTACGTTGCCACAGAAACCAAACTTTATGCCGTGAATCTCGACGGAACCGAAGCCTGGAGTGTAGCCTTTAGCGGAACGATGTCAACGGCGGCCGTTGCTTACGGGAATGTTTACATCGGATCAGATGGTAAGCTCTACTGCTTTAACGCCAGCGACGGCACGAAGAAATGGGAGACTGCTGTTAACGGAAAGATTGACTCGTCGCCTGCTGTCGCGGGCGGTGTTGTTTACTTCGCCACAAACACACCTGAGGGAACGCTTTATGCTGTTGATGCGCTCAGCGGTGAAGTGCTGTGGTATTACCGCTTATCTCCCCCTTCGGGGAGCTACTACAACATCATGTCGTCACCGTTCATAGCTGAAAATAAGCTTTTCATCGGGGCCGACAGCGGATACGTTTACTGCTTCGAGACATCTGGAAGCTTCGAGTTTAACGTTACGCTGATTCCCGGAAAGTTCGAGGTTCTCGTCAACGGAAACAGCTATGAAGTTAACAGAACAACGGCTCTCGGAGCGCTTTATGAGTCTGAAAATCATACGGTGAATGGAGCAAAGGTCTGGTTTGAGGTAAGTCTTGATGACAGCTGGTATTCCCAGTACGGTTTCTTCATAAAAACCATCATGGGCCTCGGAACCGATCAAATTGACGGTAACTGGATTTACTGGAGTGTATGGAACGAAACCGGGCAAATATCTGTTGGAGCTGACCGATACAACCTAAACCAGAAGGAAACTGTATATTACTGCTACGGAGACGGAAGCAGCCTCAACAGCTGCCTAATTCTGCTGAAAATTAATGCTGATGTAAAACCAGCAGGTATCTCATCTCTTGAGCTTTCAAACGGGAACAGGGGAGGGAACATAACGGCGTGGGTGAATGTAACCTCTGCCTCTACTGACTGGTATGTCGTCGTTGTGAGCGGTGTGGGTGAGCAGGGGGAGGCGATAGCTGGCATCTCAACCTTCCGCCTCAATGCGGGAGAGGAGCTGAGAGTTCCGGTGCTCATCCACATCCCGCAGCTTGCTGATCAGGGGACTTACAGCCTCTATGCAGGAGTTTACAGGTTCAGCGAGTATCCTGCCAACCTGATTCACCTCTATGGCCCGGCAAGCTGTGAGGTGAGCTGA
- a CDS encoding PKD domain-containing protein, with the protein MRLLAALFILLILTPASALTLDVSGGCVDKPVEVVTDKEATIVFRMNSGTPVFAEVSPSNPAYFKPRVPGELVVIAMAGDEQVTKTLQVTTCSSGSSGGGGTTSKQYLPYGTFEVLGKEVEWRTAYGALKKASEIMGFSITPELTDWGIFVKCVRDLCKGDIGETSGWMYWVNYPNEPLPGVAATEKRVYPGDRIVWYFSRSMSDTPDSSPFKIYIDIGDSYEITVSIIWPSKIPPVADFTFSPANPVAGEEVVFNASKSVDDGQITDYIWNFGDGKSGRGVSVTHIYSEPGTYEVSLTVFDNDALSDTITKAVNVSEPGIHLNLTGQVITIQPGKTKVIPSEQLMTNLSITGLTFESEKPVQVVIAESHIPPGVVYGTFYRWFEITANDSLKATIDFRVPKDVAEGREVVLMKYNGSWFELPTEKTGKDENYLYYSAETESLSVIAITIKWDSFPLNVTDARIQKALDWLRTIQNDDGGFANPGENSSISATAWAIMAIVAAGQDPHEWVKNGKSPIDFVRERLKDEMGTMGAEDYARTILALVYANENPRNFAGVDLVGKLKSYMKENGQIGDFTYKTIWGIIALASVGENTTASAEWLKAQQDVDGGFAWSAGEESDFDDTAAAIEALIAAEEPRDSDVIKKALDYLKTGQNDDGGMRYFGSSASNAASDAWTIQALVAAGVNPMEWAKNNTSVVEHLLSLQTEDGYFKYTKYQTSNPGFMTVSAIIALLGKPHPIKVNASVATAPAITATTTTTATASTTTTTTTATTTTTAAAERKSTPGFSSAAAIAALALTAALLRRKT; encoded by the coding sequence ATGCGCCTGCTGGCGGCTTTATTTATTCTTCTCATCCTGACCCCCGCCTCCGCTCTCACTCTCGACGTGAGCGGGGGGTGTGTGGATAAACCGGTTGAAGTTGTAACTGACAAGGAAGCAACAATTGTTTTCAGAATGAATTCAGGCACACCAGTTTTCGCTGAAGTTTCACCATCAAATCCCGCTTACTTCAAGCCGAGAGTTCCTGGAGAGCTTGTTGTAATCGCCATGGCAGGAGATGAGCAGGTCACCAAAACTCTGCAGGTTACAACCTGCAGCAGTGGCAGCAGTGGTGGAGGAGGCACTACTTCTAAGCAGTACCTTCCCTACGGGACGTTCGAAGTTCTTGGCAAAGAAGTTGAGTGGAGAACCGCTTACGGAGCGCTGAAAAAGGCATCGGAAATAATGGGATTCTCCATAACTCCCGAACTTACCGACTGGGGAATCTTCGTAAAATGCGTGAGGGATTTGTGCAAGGGGGATATAGGGGAGACTTCAGGCTGGATGTACTGGGTCAACTACCCTAACGAGCCGTTGCCGGGAGTTGCGGCTACAGAGAAAAGAGTCTATCCCGGAGATAGGATAGTCTGGTACTTCTCCAGAAGCATGAGCGACACCCCTGACTCCTCACCCTTCAAGATATACATAGACATAGGGGACAGCTATGAAATTACCGTCAGCATAATCTGGCCGTCAAAGATTCCACCGGTGGCCGACTTTACGTTCTCCCCAGCAAACCCCGTTGCGGGAGAGGAGGTTGTGTTCAATGCCTCCAAGTCGGTTGACGATGGCCAGATAACGGATTACATCTGGAACTTCGGGGACGGAAAAAGCGGAAGGGGGGTTTCCGTAACTCACATTTACTCCGAGCCGGGAACGTATGAAGTCTCCCTCACAGTCTTCGACAACGATGCCCTCTCTGACACCATCACAAAGGCCGTAAACGTCAGCGAGCCGGGAATTCACCTGAACCTCACGGGGCAGGTTATCACCATTCAGCCCGGTAAGACGAAGGTAATTCCTTCCGAACAGCTAATGACAAACCTGTCAATAACCGGCCTGACTTTCGAATCGGAAAAACCTGTGCAGGTGGTTATTGCAGAGTCCCACATCCCTCCGGGTGTGGTTTACGGAACGTTTTACAGGTGGTTTGAGATTACGGCAAACGACTCTTTGAAGGCGACTATTGATTTCAGAGTTCCCAAAGACGTTGCCGAGGGTAGGGAAGTGGTTCTCATGAAGTACAACGGAAGCTGGTTCGAGCTGCCGACGGAGAAAACCGGGAAGGATGAGAATTACCTCTACTACTCCGCCGAAACGGAATCCCTCAGCGTTATTGCGATAACCATCAAGTGGGACAGCTTCCCCCTCAATGTAACTGATGCGAGAATCCAGAAGGCCCTGGACTGGCTCAGGACGATTCAAAACGATGATGGTGGGTTTGCGAATCCGGGTGAGAACAGCAGCATTTCTGCGACCGCGTGGGCAATCATGGCCATAGTTGCTGCAGGTCAGGACCCCCATGAGTGGGTTAAAAACGGAAAAAGCCCCATCGACTTTGTGAGGGAAAGGCTGAAAGATGAGATGGGCACGATGGGGGCTGAGGACTACGCGAGAACCATACTGGCCCTTGTTTACGCAAACGAGAATCCGAGGAACTTTGCAGGCGTTGACCTCGTGGGAAAGCTGAAGTCCTACATGAAGGAAAACGGGCAGATAGGGGACTTCACCTACAAGACCATCTGGGGAATCATCGCCCTGGCATCGGTTGGTGAGAACACAACAGCATCTGCAGAGTGGCTGAAAGCTCAGCAGGATGTCGATGGGGGATTCGCCTGGAGTGCGGGGGAGGAGAGCGACTTCGACGACACTGCAGCAGCGATTGAGGCTCTGATAGCTGCAGAGGAGCCAAGAGATTCGGATGTGATCAAAAAAGCCCTTGATTACCTCAAGACCGGACAGAACGACGATGGTGGGATGAGGTACTTCGGGAGTTCAGCAAGCAACGCTGCCAGTGATGCTTGGACGATACAGGCCCTCGTTGCCGCGGGAGTCAATCCGATGGAGTGGGCAAAGAACAACACGAGTGTGGTGGAGCATCTGCTTAGCCTTCAGACGGAGGACGGCTACTTCAAGTACACAAAGTATCAGACCTCCAATCCCGGTTTCATGACAGTTTCAGCCATCATTGCATTGCTGGGAAAGCCGCACCCGATTAAGGTGAACGCATCTGTTGCTACCGCTCCTGCAATCACCGCTACTACCACCACTACTGCAACGGCATCTACTACAACCACCACCACAACTGCTACCACCACAACTACGGCAGCTGCTGAGAGAAAATCCACTCCCGGCTTTTCATCAGCTGCAGCAATTGCGGCATTAGCTTTAACTGCAGCCCTTTTAAGGAGAAAAACATGA
- a CDS encoding FecCD family ABC transporter permease yields the protein MKGKVVAALLALNLLALLLSLGVGSGGYTYLFQVITGNADETATKIVLSYRLPRYLMAVIAGASLSASGCAMQALFRNPLAEPYVLGVASGASVGAALSVALGIETIYSRIGMAFFSALITAYVVYLIGSSSKFRDQTYAILLAGVAIASFFSGLTSVLIYFSAQSMHKVIFWLMGSFSNPFVEEVLFALPITIAGLLYLLITSWNLNALLLGDEHAAAVGINVESFRKSLIAVVALLTSTTVAISGVIGFVGIIVPHTMRILVGEEHQKLLPSTIFLSTAFMPLIDVVARISTSGELPVGAITAMLGGPFFLYLLMRRSV from the coding sequence GTGAAGGGTAAAGTTGTAGCAGCCCTGCTCGCACTGAATCTTCTCGCTCTGCTGCTCTCCCTTGGAGTGGGGAGCGGGGGCTATACATACCTCTTTCAGGTTATTACGGGAAATGCCGATGAGACTGCAACAAAAATCGTTCTCAGCTACAGACTGCCGAGGTATCTGATGGCGGTGATAGCCGGAGCGTCTCTCTCTGCATCCGGCTGTGCCATGCAGGCTCTGTTCAGAAATCCACTTGCCGAGCCCTACGTTCTTGGGGTGGCGAGCGGGGCGAGTGTTGGCGCTGCCCTTTCGGTTGCTCTTGGCATTGAGACTATTTACTCAAGAATCGGAATGGCCTTTTTCTCCGCTCTTATTACCGCATACGTCGTTTATCTAATTGGCTCATCCTCAAAATTTCGGGATCAGACGTACGCAATTCTTCTTGCCGGGGTTGCCATAGCAAGCTTCTTCTCCGGTTTAACTTCCGTTCTAATTTACTTCTCCGCTCAAAGCATGCACAAAGTGATTTTCTGGCTCATGGGAAGCTTCTCGAACCCCTTCGTTGAAGAGGTGCTTTTCGCCCTGCCCATTACCATTGCCGGGCTGCTCTACCTCCTGATTACCTCATGGAACCTTAACGCCCTTTTGCTCGGCGATGAGCACGCTGCAGCGGTGGGGATAAACGTCGAAAGCTTCAGGAAGTCCCTGATAGCTGTCGTTGCTCTTCTTACTTCAACAACCGTTGCGATCAGCGGTGTCATAGGCTTTGTTGGCATAATCGTTCCCCACACAATGAGGATACTGGTGGGAGAGGAGCACCAGAAGCTTCTCCCCTCCACAATATTCCTCTCCACGGCTTTCATGCCGCTCATCGACGTCGTTGCCAGAATTTCAACGAGCGGTGAGCTGCCTGTGGGGGCGATAACGGCCATGCTCGGAGGGCCGTTTTTCCTCTACCTGCTGATGAGGAGGTCGGTATGA
- a CDS encoding Lrp/AsnC ligand binding domain-containing protein — protein sequence MALGFVLIKVSPGKERKVYDALAALDEVEELYPLFGEYDLIAKVVVRSFEELSDVVVNKIRSIDGVIETKTLTGARF from the coding sequence ATGGCTCTCGGATTCGTTCTAATAAAGGTCTCTCCCGGAAAGGAGAGGAAAGTTTATGACGCACTTGCAGCACTTGATGAGGTTGAGGAGCTTTATCCCCTTTTCGGGGAGTACGATTTGATTGCCAAAGTTGTTGTGAGGAGCTTTGAGGAGCTCAGCGATGTCGTTGTGAACAAGATAAGGTCCATTGACGGTGTGATTGAAACGAAAACCCTCACAGGGGCGAGGTTCTGA
- a CDS encoding ABC transporter ATP-binding protein, whose amino-acid sequence MRLVVKGVSVKLGSREVLKDVTFEVGEGELLALLGPNGSGKTTMLRTIFGMLKPLKGVVLLDGREVGSAEEAARKLGFLPQDTPMTNLKVIDVVMLGRTPYLSGLKRPKEEDYRAAMEALKEVGMEKMADRLFSELSGGERQKVMLARVFAQQPEIMLLDEPTAHLDIAAQIEIMEIVRSKVEQGKAAIVAIHDINLASSFATKILMVKDGVVVYAGRPEDVITEESIRDVFGADVVVRKYGRGVYIAPKLKVPNGLRRVHVICGGGSGGAIMHMLREVGYKVSAGVVNILDSDWENAVELGEVVDEAPFSPISDSSHQKNIEMIEKSDAVVLANLSVGKGNYRNLLAALHAANLGKLVVVDRTPFKERNFAGKEAEELYIKILEKAVVVKREEEVLDAVRKLLG is encoded by the coding sequence ATGAGGCTCGTGGTGAAGGGAGTCAGCGTAAAGCTGGGGAGCAGAGAGGTGCTGAAGGACGTAACCTTTGAGGTGGGGGAGGGAGAGCTTCTCGCCCTGCTCGGCCCCAACGGGAGCGGCAAGACCACGATGCTGAGAACGATATTCGGAATGCTCAAGCCCCTTAAGGGAGTGGTTTTGCTTGACGGCAGGGAAGTTGGCAGTGCTGAGGAAGCTGCCAGAAAGCTCGGCTTTCTTCCGCAGGACACACCGATGACGAATTTAAAGGTCATTGATGTCGTGATGCTCGGCAGAACTCCCTATCTGAGCGGGTTAAAGAGGCCTAAAGAGGAGGATTACAGAGCAGCGATGGAAGCTCTGAAGGAGGTTGGGATGGAGAAAATGGCCGACAGGCTTTTCTCGGAGCTCAGCGGTGGAGAGAGGCAGAAGGTTATGCTTGCGAGGGTTTTTGCCCAGCAGCCCGAAATAATGCTGCTCGACGAGCCAACAGCCCATTTAGACATAGCGGCGCAGATTGAGATAATGGAGATTGTAAGGAGCAAGGTGGAGCAGGGAAAGGCTGCAATAGTTGCAATACACGACATAAACCTCGCATCCTCCTTTGCAACCAAAATTCTGATGGTAAAGGACGGTGTTGTTGTCTACGCGGGAAGGCCGGAGGATGTCATTACGGAGGAGAGCATAAGGGATGTTTTTGGGGCTGACGTTGTTGTCAGAAAATACGGAAGGGGGGTTTACATCGCCCCGAAGCTGAAGGTTCCGAACGGTTTGAGGAGGGTTCACGTCATATGCGGAGGGGGGAGTGGTGGAGCAATCATGCACATGCTCAGGGAGGTAGGATACAAGGTTTCCGCGGGGGTTGTGAACATCCTTGATTCCGACTGGGAGAACGCGGTTGAGCTGGGAGAGGTTGTTGACGAAGCCCCATTTTCACCGATAAGCGACTCTTCGCATCAGAAAAACATAGAGATGATTGAGAAGAGCGATGCGGTTGTGCTGGCGAACCTGAGCGTTGGAAAGGGGAACTACAGGAATCTTCTTGCAGCATTGCATGCAGCAAACCTCGGCAAGCTCGTTGTGGTTGACAGAACTCCCTTTAAAGAACGAAATTTTGCCGGAAAGGAGGCGGAGGAGCTTTATATTAAAATTCTGGAAAAAGCGGTGGTTGTGAAAAGGGAAGAGGAGGTTCTGGATGCCGTACGAAAATTACTGGGTTGA
- a CDS encoding DUF5612 domain-containing protein, producing MLRGLRIIAENKIGVLRDLTTIIAEEGGNITFAQTFLIKHGEHEGKALIYFEIEGGDFEKILERVKTFDYIIEIEEEESFERVFGKRVIILGGGALVSQVAIGAISEADRHNLRGERISVDTMPVVGEEEIAEAVKAVSRLHRAEVLVLAGGIMGGKITEEVKKLRKSGIRVISLSMFGSVPDVADVVISDPVMAGTLAVMHISEKAKFDLDRVKGRRI from the coding sequence ATGCTGAGGGGGCTCAGAATAATTGCAGAGAACAAGATTGGGGTGCTGAGGGATCTGACGACAATCATAGCAGAGGAAGGGGGGAACATAACCTTCGCTCAGACCTTCTTAATCAAGCATGGAGAGCACGAGGGAAAAGCTCTGATTTACTTCGAGATTGAGGGTGGGGATTTCGAGAAAATTCTTGAAAGGGTTAAGACCTTCGACTACATAATTGAAATCGAGGAGGAGGAGTCCTTTGAGAGGGTTTTCGGGAAGAGAGTTATAATTCTTGGTGGAGGAGCACTGGTTTCGCAGGTCGCAATAGGAGCTATAAGCGAGGCAGACAGGCACAATTTGAGGGGAGAGAGGATTAGCGTTGACACAATGCCCGTTGTTGGTGAAGAAGAGATTGCGGAGGCAGTTAAGGCGGTTTCAAGGCTCCACAGGGCAGAGGTTCTCGTTCTTGCAGGAGGTATAATGGGTGGAAAGATAACGGAGGAGGTCAAAAAGCTGAGAAAGAGCGGCATTAGGGTCATTTCGCTCAGCATGTTCGGCAGTGTGCCAGATGTTGCTGATGTGGTCATAAGCGACCCCGTTATGGCGGGAACGCTGGCTGTGATGCACATAAGCGAGAAGGCGAAGTTTGACCTTGACAGGGTGAAGGGCAGGAGGATTTAG
- a CDS encoding adenosylcobinamide amidohydrolase, translating into MPYENYWVDERTLVVSGDFFGVSTGLLGGWKRVRHAFNHTVSEEFHSMEPAEYLRKVARGYGLKSYFGLLTSVPIEKLSVKGCGEVTVFATAGVMNPNERVGTINIIAVFECRMSRAAMLNAIITATEAKTKALLEEGHNFTGTNTDAVVVLCTQKGGYHRYCGPASEVGQKLWRCAGEAVKDSLARW; encoded by the coding sequence ATGCCGTACGAAAATTACTGGGTTGACGAAAGAACTCTGGTGGTTTCGGGAGACTTCTTCGGCGTCAGCACGGGGTTGCTGGGAGGGTGGAAGAGAGTGAGACATGCGTTCAACCACACTGTAAGCGAGGAATTCCACTCGATGGAGCCTGCAGAGTACCTCAGAAAGGTTGCGAGGGGATACGGGCTCAAATCCTACTTTGGCCTGCTCACCTCCGTTCCCATCGAGAAGCTCAGCGTGAAAGGCTGCGGAGAGGTGACGGTGTTCGCCACTGCGGGAGTCATGAATCCAAATGAGAGGGTAGGGACGATAAACATAATAGCGGTTTTCGAGTGCAGGATGAGCAGGGCTGCGATGCTCAACGCCATTATAACTGCAACTGAGGCAAAAACGAAGGCTTTGCTGGAAGAGGGGCACAACTTCACGGGCACGAACACCGACGCGGTTGTGGTGCTATGCACTCAGAAGGGGGGGTATCACAGGTACTGCGGTCCTGCGAGTGAAGTTGGGCAGAAGCTCTGGAGATGTGCTGGGGAGGCGGTGAAGGACAGCCTGGCGAGGTGGTAA